In Rhodobacter sp. 24-YEA-8, the following are encoded in one genomic region:
- a CDS encoding Lrp/AsnC family transcriptional regulator, translating into MTSVDQIDEKILRALTADGRLTNLALAAKIGLSPSATLRRVQDLERIGVIRGYRAVLDPEKLGIGFIAYITVGLNTHTKASQEAFERAVILAPQVRECHNVTGAVEYLLRVETRDLASYKHWHTEILGTLPQVRSVTSYVVMGSPKDDRA; encoded by the coding sequence ATGACGAGTGTTGACCAGATAGACGAAAAGATATTGCGCGCCCTGACGGCAGACGGGCGACTGACCAATCTGGCGCTGGCGGCAAAGATCGGGCTCTCGCCCTCAGCCACTTTGCGTCGGGTACAGGATCTGGAGCGCATCGGCGTCATCCGGGGCTATCGGGCGGTGCTGGACCCGGAAAAGCTTGGGATCGGGTTCATCGCCTATATCACCGTCGGGCTGAACACCCATACCAAGGCCTCGCAGGAGGCGTTTGAGCGCGCGGTGATCCTCGCGCCGCAGGTGCGGGAATGTCATAATGTCACCGGCGCGGTGGAATATCTGCTGCGGGTCGAGACGCGGGATCTGGCTAGTTACAAGCACTGGCATACCGAGATCCTTGGCACATTGCCCCAGGTGCGTTCGGTCACTTCTTATGTCGTGATGGGCAGCCCGAAGGATGACCGCGCCTGA
- the cobS gene encoding adenosylcobinamide-GDP ribazoletransferase yields MTQNSPQPARFPAGRILQDLPSAFALLTRLPVPAHRHSGASSAWAWPLVGLICGAIGVAVIWLGEAARLSPGVIAAMAMGVMAMVTGGLHEDGLADTADGLFGGRTRERRLEIMKDSHIGSFGTLALLLVTLAAWSALTALIRTGQAVPALLVAAALSRAPMAAIMAALPSARPTGLSAASGRPGLATALMAVVIGCGLALAIGGRQALPALPAVLVICGLLAASAARRIGGQTGDILGASQQLAFAASLAVFA; encoded by the coding sequence ATGACCCAAAACAGCCCGCAACCCGCGCGCTTCCCCGCCGGGCGCATCCTCCAGGATCTTCCCTCGGCCTTTGCGCTGCTGACCCGGCTGCCGGTTCCGGCGCATCGCCACAGCGGCGCGTCAAGCGCCTGGGCCTGGCCGCTGGTCGGCCTCATATGCGGGGCGATCGGCGTGGCAGTGATCTGGCTTGGAGAGGCGGCAAGGCTCTCGCCCGGTGTGATCGCCGCGATGGCGATGGGCGTGATGGCGATGGTCACCGGCGGGCTGCATGAAGACGGGCTCGCCGATACCGCCGACGGGCTTTTCGGAGGCCGCACGCGGGAACGCCGGCTCGAGATCATGAAGGACAGCCATATCGGCAGCTTTGGAACCCTCGCGCTGCTGCTGGTAACGCTGGCCGCCTGGTCGGCGCTCACCGCGCTGATCCGCACCGGGCAGGCCGTGCCGGCGCTGCTGGTGGCCGCCGCATTGTCACGCGCGCCGATGGCGGCGATCATGGCGGCGCTGCCGTCGGCACGCCCGACCGGGCTTTCGGCAGCGAGCGGCCGTCCTGGGCTTGCCACGGCGCTGATGGCGGTAGTGATCGGGTGCGGGCTCGCGCTGGCGATTGGCGGGCGTCAGGCACTCCCCGCGCTGCCGGCGGTGCTGGTCATCTGCGGGCTGCTGGCCGCCTCGGCGGCACGACGCATTGGCGGTCAGACCGGCGATATCCTTGGCGCAAGTCAGCAGCTGGCCTTTGCCGCCAGCCTTGCGGTCTTCGCCTGA
- a CDS encoding O-acetylhomoserine aminocarboxypropyltransferase/cysteine synthase family protein gives MTENTEPKPHGFDTLAVHAGATPDPVTGAINPPIYQTTAYQFKDADHAARLFGLEEIGYIYSRLTNPTVSALVARVAALEGAVGGIACSSGHAAQIMALFPLMGPGKNIVASTRLYGGTITQFSQTIKRFGWSAKFVDTDDLGAVAKAVDKNTRAIFAETIANPGGYITDIPALAKIADRKGIPLIIDNTTATPYLCNPIALGATLVVHSATKYLTGNGTVTGGIVLDSGKFNWSASDKFPSLSQPEPAYHGLVFHPTLGGMAYTFHSIAVGLRDLGMTMNPQGAHYTLMGIETLGLRMERHVANAKKVAEWLEADPRVEFVTWAGLKSSPSYKKVKKITPKGAGALFTFALKDGYDACVSLINNLKLFRHVANLGDTRSLIIHSASTTHRQLTEEQQVKAGAAPNVVRVSIGIENADDIIADLDQAITAATGKSR, from the coding sequence ATGACCGAAAATACCGAGCCGAAGCCGCATGGCTTCGACACACTGGCAGTTCATGCCGGTGCAACCCCGGACCCAGTGACGGGCGCCATCAACCCACCGATCTATCAGACCACGGCCTATCAGTTCAAAGATGCGGACCATGCGGCGCGGCTCTTTGGCCTGGAAGAGATCGGCTATATCTATTCGCGCCTGACCAATCCGACCGTCTCGGCACTGGTCGCCCGGGTCGCGGCGCTGGAAGGCGCTGTGGGTGGGATCGCCTGCTCTTCAGGCCATGCAGCACAGATCATGGCTCTGTTCCCGCTCATGGGGCCAGGAAAAAATATCGTCGCCTCGACAAGGCTTTACGGCGGCACCATCACCCAGTTCAGCCAGACCATCAAACGCTTTGGCTGGTCGGCCAAATTCGTAGACACCGATGATCTGGGCGCGGTGGCGAAGGCCGTCGACAAGAACACCCGCGCGATCTTTGCCGAAACGATTGCCAATCCCGGCGGCTATATCACCGACATCCCTGCACTGGCGAAGATCGCCGACCGCAAAGGGATCCCGCTGATCATCGACAACACCACCGCGACGCCTTACCTGTGCAACCCGATTGCGCTTGGCGCCACTCTGGTCGTGCATTCGGCGACGAAATACCTCACCGGAAATGGCACCGTCACCGGCGGTATCGTCCTCGATTCGGGCAAGTTCAACTGGTCTGCAAGCGACAAGTTTCCCTCGCTCTCGCAGCCCGAGCCCGCCTATCATGGCCTCGTCTTCCACCCGACTTTGGGCGGCATGGCCTATACGTTCCACTCCATTGCGGTCGGGCTCAGGGATCTGGGCATGACGATGAACCCGCAGGGCGCGCATTACACACTGATGGGGATCGAGACGCTGGGTCTGCGGATGGAGCGTCACGTCGCCAATGCGAAAAAGGTCGCGGAATGGCTTGAGGCTGACCCCCGCGTCGAATTCGTCACCTGGGCCGGGCTGAAATCTTCGCCCTCCTATAAGAAGGTGAAGAAGATCACGCCGAAAGGCGCCGGGGCGCTGTTCACCTTCGCGCTGAAGGACGGCTATGACGCCTGTGTCAGCCTGATCAACAACCTGAAGCTGTTCCGCCATGTGGCGAATCTCGGTGATACGCGGTCGCTGATCATTCATTCGGCCTCGACCACGCATCGCCAGCTGACCGAAGAACAGCAGGTCAAGGCGGGCGCTGCCCCGAATGTGGTGCGGGTCTCGATCGGAATCGAAAATGCCGATGACATCATCGCCGATCTCGATCAGGCGATCACCGCCGCCACCGGCAAAAGCCGCTGA
- the cobT gene encoding nicotinate-nucleotide--dimethylbenzimidazole phosphoribosyltransferase: protein MQSPDPVTLAEFRALCAALPAPDAGAVAAARARDAVLTKPPGALGRLEEITRWLAAWQGRAVPEAGRVQITVFAGNHGVTARGISAFPAEVTVQMVENFRQGGAAINQLARTFGAELEVIALDLDRPTRDFCAAPAMEEAELVAALRAGWQSVRPGTDLYIAGEMGIGNTTSAAALSAALFGHDGGTAGWCGRGTGLDDAGLRRKETAVALALALHDGHLADPFEALRRLGGREVAAMTGAVLHARVLRVPVLLDGFIACAAAAVLERAQPGALDHCMAAHQSAEGAHGRLLQAIGKEPLLSLGLRLGEGSGAGVALGLVRAALACHSGMATFAEAGVSGA from the coding sequence ATGCAAAGCCCGGATCCGGTCACCCTCGCTGAGTTTCGTGCCCTTTGTGCCGCACTGCCGGCCCCGGATGCGGGCGCCGTCGCGGCGGCCAGGGCGCGTGATGCCGTTCTGACCAAACCCCCCGGCGCGCTTGGCCGGCTGGAAGAGATCACCCGCTGGCTTGCCGCATGGCAGGGCCGGGCAGTGCCCGAGGCCGGGAGGGTGCAAATCACGGTTTTTGCCGGCAATCACGGTGTGACGGCGCGCGGTATTTCGGCCTTTCCGGCCGAGGTGACGGTGCAGATGGTCGAGAATTTCCGCCAGGGCGGGGCGGCGATCAACCAGCTCGCCCGGACCTTCGGCGCAGAGCTTGAGGTGATCGCGCTGGATCTGGACCGCCCGACCCGGGATTTTTGCGCAGCCCCTGCGATGGAGGAGGCGGAGCTTGTCGCGGCGCTGCGGGCTGGCTGGCAATCGGTGCGCCCCGGCACCGATCTTTATATCGCGGGCGAGATGGGGATCGGCAATACGACATCGGCGGCGGCGCTGTCAGCGGCGCTTTTCGGACATGATGGCGGGACTGCGGGCTGGTGCGGTCGCGGCACCGGGCTGGATGATGCCGGGTTGCGGCGCAAAGAGACGGCGGTTGCACTGGCGCTTGCTTTGCATGACGGGCATCTGGCAGACCCTTTCGAAGCGCTGCGCCGGCTTGGCGGGCGGGAGGTCGCGGCGATGACCGGTGCCGTGCTGCATGCCCGGGTGCTGCGGGTGCCGGTGCTGCTTGACGGGTTTATCGCCTGTGCAGCGGCGGCGGTGCTGGAGCGCGCGCAGCCCGGCGCGCTCGATCACTGTATGGCCGCCCATCAAAGTGCCGAGGGGGCCCATGGCAGGCTTTTGCAGGCGATTGGCAAAGAGCCGCTGTTGTCCCTGGGCCTGCGGCTCGGCGAAGGTTCGGGCGCAGGGGTCGCGCTTGGCCTGGTGCGGGCGGCGCTGGCCTGCCACTCCGGCATGGCGACCTTCGCCGAGGCCGGAGTCAGCGGTGCCTGA
- the nusB gene encoding transcription antitermination factor NusB, which produces MTSREEKRQMKSAARLYAVQALYQMEISGQTVKAVSREFEAHRFGASYEEGDFAEGDTDLFRSLVEHAVNWQALVDQMTDRALVAKWPIDRIDPVIRALFRAAGAELTQMDTPPKVVINEFVDIARAFFPEGREPAFVNAVLDHMAREAKPASF; this is translated from the coding sequence ATGACCTCGCGCGAAGAAAAACGCCAGATGAAATCGGCCGCGAGGCTCTACGCGGTTCAGGCCCTCTACCAGATGGAGATCTCTGGCCAGACGGTCAAAGCCGTCAGCCGCGAGTTTGAAGCCCATCGCTTCGGCGCCAGCTATGAAGAGGGCGATTTCGCCGAAGGCGATACCGATCTGTTCCGCAGCCTCGTCGAACATGCGGTCAACTGGCAGGCGCTGGTCGATCAGATGACCGACCGCGCGCTGGTGGCGAAATGGCCGATTGACCGGATTGATCCGGTGATCCGGGCGCTGTTCCGCGCCGCCGGGGCCGAACTGACCCAGATGGACACGCCGCCAAAAGTGGTGATCAACGAATTCGTCGACATCGCCCGTGCTTTCTTCCCCGAAGGCCGCGAGCCGGCTTTCGTCAATGCAGTCCTTGACCATATGGCGCGTGAGGCAAAGCCCGCGTCCTTCTGA
- a CDS encoding SIMPL domain-containing protein: MRMRSLFKTSLSAAAFGAALIAASPVLADGKAIITVNGEASVSKAPDMATISVGVTSVGENAGSALKLNSAEMEKVIARLKELGVAEGDMQTSGLSVNPNWSNSYSSSGTQKIDGFTAMNYLTVGIRDLDKLGATLDQVVTDGANTLNGVTFALVDPRPALDEARKLAVADARARAELLAEAAGVKLGDLVSLTDGGGYSGGPAPMFKADAASVPVQKGDVSYQATVTITWEIGG, encoded by the coding sequence ATGCGTATGCGGTCTTTGTTCAAAACCTCTCTTTCGGCCGCGGCCTTTGGCGCGGCGCTGATCGCGGCTTCGCCGGTGCTGGCCGACGGCAAGGCGATCATCACCGTCAATGGTGAGGCATCGGTGTCAAAGGCGCCTGATATGGCGACGATTTCGGTCGGGGTCACCTCGGTCGGGGAGAATGCGGGTTCGGCGCTGAAGCTGAACTCTGCCGAGATGGAGAAGGTGATTGCGCGCCTGAAAGAGCTGGGCGTGGCCGAGGGTGACATGCAGACCTCGGGCCTTTCGGTCAATCCGAACTGGTCGAATTCCTATTCGTCTTCGGGCACACAGAAGATCGATGGCTTTACCGCGATGAACTACCTGACGGTGGGGATCCGCGACCTGGATAAGCTGGGCGCGACCCTTGATCAGGTTGTGACCGATGGGGCGAATACCCTTAACGGCGTCACCTTCGCGCTGGTCGACCCGCGCCCGGCGCTGGATGAGGCGCGCAAGCTGGCCGTGGCCGATGCGCGCGCACGGGCCGAGCTCCTGGCAGAAGCGGCCGGGGTCAAGCTGGGCGATCTGGTCTCGCTGACCGATGGCGGCGGCTATAGCGGTGGCCCGGCGCCGATGTTCAAGGCGGATGCCGCTTCGGTCCCGGTGCAAAAGGGCGATGTCAGCTATCAGGCGACCGTCACCATCACCTGGGAAATCGGCGGCTGA
- a CDS encoding alpha/beta fold hydrolase: MTEAAPLFDSLADGPEGGRAVWLRTSDGVRIRLGYWPGGTLGTVVLLPGRTEYIEKYGPAAREMHRRGWSMVTLDWRGQGLSPRALPDPMLGHVEHFTDYQRDLDAVLSWIAAEGAELGVSGPLMQMSHSMGGLIGLRALTRGLPFRATAFSAPMWGIRIPVWGKPLAGLMQRLPLALPQDRGYAPSTSAQSYILRTSFEKNHLTGDAPTWSWLRRQLETEPGLRLGGPSLGWLRDALRECARMTRIPAPALPSLVALGSREHIVLPGPILRRMRAWQGGRLDLYPGARHEVPMETPEHRARFYDSAHDLFSAALG, from the coding sequence ATGACCGAAGCCGCGCCGCTGTTCGACAGTCTTGCCGATGGGCCCGAAGGCGGGCGCGCGGTCTGGCTCCGGACATCGGACGGGGTGCGGATAAGGCTTGGCTATTGGCCGGGGGGGACGCTGGGCACCGTGGTCCTGCTGCCCGGCCGCACCGAATATATCGAGAAATACGGGCCCGCCGCGCGCGAGATGCACCGGCGTGGCTGGTCGATGGTCACGCTGGACTGGCGCGGCCAGGGCCTGTCGCCGCGCGCGCTGCCCGATCCCATGCTGGGCCATGTCGAGCATTTTACCGATTATCAGCGTGATCTGGATGCTGTGCTGAGCTGGATTGCCGCAGAGGGTGCAGAGCTGGGTGTGAGCGGCCCCCTGATGCAGATGTCGCATTCGATGGGCGGGCTGATCGGGCTCCGGGCGCTGACGCGTGGGCTGCCGTTCCGGGCCACTGCCTTTTCGGCGCCGATGTGGGGGATTCGCATCCCGGTCTGGGGCAAGCCGCTGGCCGGGCTGATGCAACGCCTGCCGCTCGCTTTGCCGCAGGATCGCGGCTATGCGCCCAGCACTTCGGCGCAAAGCTATATCCTGCGCACAAGTTTCGAGAAAAATCACCTGACCGGTGACGCGCCGACCTGGTCCTGGCTGCGCCGGCAGCTGGAAACCGAGCCGGGGCTGCGGCTTGGGGGGCCATCGCTGGGCTGGTTGCGCGATGCGTTGCGGGAATGCGCCCGGATGACGCGGATCCCTGCGCCGGCTTTGCCCTCGCTGGTGGCGCTTGGCAGCCGTGAACATATCGTTCTGCCCGGCCCGATCCTTAGGCGGATGCGGGCCTGGCAGGGCGGGCGGCTGGATCTGTATCCGGGCGCCCGTCATGAGGTTCCGATGGAAACACCGGAGCATCGCGCGCGGTTTTATGACAGCGCGCATGACCTGTTTTCAGCCGCGCTCGGCTGA
- a CDS encoding META domain-containing protein gives MRRSTALSLALATTLACAAGAARSAETISGGEWLVIAQDGVRVSYEASFAIDADGQISGKAPCNRYFGPNQAELPALALTAIASTRMACDRMADEHAYLTALGAMTGAEIRGETLVLTGPDDSSLEFSRDPGSKSLVCDTCGG, from the coding sequence ATGCGCCGCTCCACTGCCTTGTCCCTAGCCCTGGCCACCACCCTTGCTTGCGCCGCAGGCGCTGCCAGATCCGCCGAAACCATTTCCGGCGGCGAATGGCTTGTGATCGCCCAGGACGGTGTGCGCGTCAGCTATGAGGCCAGCTTTGCGATTGATGCCGACGGCCAGATCTCCGGCAAGGCGCCCTGCAACCGCTATTTCGGGCCGAACCAGGCCGAGCTGCCGGCGCTCGCGCTGACCGCGATTGCCTCGACACGCATGGCCTGTGACCGCATGGCAGATGAACATGCCTATCTGACCGCCCTTGGCGCAATGACCGGCGCCGAAATCCGGGGCGAGACGCTGGTTCTGACCGGGCCGGATGACAGCAGCCTGGAATTTTCCCGTGATCCGGGGTCAAAATCACTGGTCTGCGATACCTGCGGCGGCTGA
- a CDS encoding SCP2 sterol-binding domain-containing protein, translating to MSDLIDKAVEKLAAKLSGGFDGVAKFVITGEGTIMLDGQGVRAGDEEADVTLTASAETFRAILEGDMNPTMAFMTGKLSVDGAMGVAMKLGSALS from the coding sequence ATGAGCGACCTCATCGACAAGGCTGTCGAAAAGCTGGCAGCGAAACTGTCGGGCGGGTTCGATGGCGTGGCGAAATTCGTCATTACGGGCGAGGGGACGATCATGCTGGACGGCCAGGGTGTGCGGGCGGGCGATGAAGAGGCGGATGTCACGCTGACCGCCAGTGCCGAGACCTTCCGGGCGATTCTCGAAGGCGACATGAACCCGACCATGGCCTTCATGACCGGCAAGCTTTCGGTTGACGGGGCGATGGGCGTGGCGATGAAGCTCGGATCCGCCCTGTCATGA
- a CDS encoding lipopolysaccharide assembly protein LapB produces MSRLPFVTRRPLAFRHRSVTIPYMKAQFRFHNHIVAAIFPLVLSLFAAQSGFAQDADKLDDLYNRLKDADEGAALRIEGEIFTESGKSGSATIDILMRRGSQALESGNSSAAIEHLTAAVDHAPDFIEARATRAMAYYSDGEIGPAIADLGWVLEHEPRHFVAWSILGTILEESNMPERALAAYRSAAAIHPHIPEVKGAIGRLEKQLEGQAL; encoded by the coding sequence ATGTCACGTCTCCCTTTCGTTACCCGGAGACCGCTGGCATTTCGCCACCGATCGGTTACGATCCCCTATATGAAAGCGCAGTTCCGGTTTCACAATCATATCGTTGCGGCAATATTTCCGCTGGTCCTGTCGCTTTTCGCGGCCCAAAGCGGTTTTGCCCAGGACGCAGACAAGCTTGACGACCTCTATAACCGGCTGAAGGACGCCGATGAGGGCGCCGCCCTCAGGATCGAAGGTGAGATCTTCACCGAATCGGGCAAATCGGGATCGGCAACCATCGACATCCTGATGCGTCGCGGCTCGCAAGCGCTGGAGTCCGGCAACAGCTCCGCCGCAATCGAACACCTGACGGCGGCTGTCGATCACGCGCCCGATTTCATCGAGGCCCGCGCCACCCGCGCGATGGCCTATTATTCCGATGGCGAGATCGGACCGGCCATTGCAGATCTCGGCTGGGTGTTGGAACATGAGCCACGCCATTTCGTGGCCTGGTCCATCCTTGGCACCATCCTTGAGGAATCGAATATGCCGGAACGCGCCCTTGCCGCCTATCGGTCGGCTGCGGCCATTCACCCGCATATCCCCGAGGTGAAAGGCGCCATCGGCCGGCTGGAAAAACAACTCGAGGGCCAGGCCCTCTGA